The Alnus glutinosa chromosome 10, dhAlnGlut1.1, whole genome shotgun sequence DNA window ATGTCTATCCcatccattttttgttttgcataCTTTTTAAGAACactctttgttttatttgtgaCATCCAAGCATCTACGATTTAGAGTAATGTAGATGATCTGTAGTCGCCATTCTGGCCATTAACTTTCTTTAACAAGATTTGGGAAGTCTACATTTTTTTAGTTGGTATCTGCAGGAAAACATTTTAGGTGACCTGCTTTCTGGGTTAATGCTAAATTTGAACGTGTTGGAGTTGGAAATTTTCAGCATATATCACATGAATTTTAAGAATCACGAGGGAGAACATTAAATTTCAAGATAAGTATAGACATATAACTCAATAGAAACTTCAAAATAGTGAATAAGTTTGAGTCTTAACACATtaacatgtgcttcttataATTTTTACCTGAGAAGTTTTCTAATTTAGGCAGTTAATTGTAAACAAATTAAGGATTTGAAGTCTGCAATTTAGCATGTTCTCCTTTGGAATTTTTTCCTTGAAGAATTTATTCTCCTTTGAATCAGATAATTGCCTAAATTACTTCTAGTAcaatatcaaaaagaaaaaaggaaacatCAAGCACCTTCTCTAACTGGTGGCTGTGGGTCTTCAAGTGATTTTGCACATTTGCATAACTGAAGCTCCTCTACTGAATTTAAGTTGGTTACAACGTAAATCTGATGGTCTCTCTCTCAAGCTTTGGTTAAAGCACATAACTTCAGCATGCCCATACCATATCTGTTATGAAATGTCAAAAGTGCTTGATATACCCTCCCAATATTCTAGAAAATGAATGAAATTATATGTGTTTATCAAATTAGTACTCGTATACCCATTTAACCGGCTACATATATGcaattttttcttgaagaaaGTATAAATTCAGATATCATGTCACTGTGTTATGTTTTTATGTGCTACTCTAGGCTGTATGTACATATTGTAATTGCTGGGGTTTTGATATCCAGTTGTTCTGCCTTCTTGATGATTGAAATTACTTTACTTTTACAACTTTTTTATTATGTAGatgttccttttttcttttcttcttcttcttttttttcttttttttttctttttttttttttgtgttggatGGGGATGGTGACTTTCACTTGCTGGAAATAATTTTGCTTCCTATTGTTTCCTTGATAGATAGACAGGTTTGGACATTTCAAAGTATGGCATGGTGCAGGATCCATTTTGGTTGCTGTTtcattttcttctgtttttggcGGTTGCATACCTTGTAAAATCTTTGCTACCTCTTCATCAACATTGCGAACTGTTGGCTACAGTGTGTTTGCAGCAATCTTCAATGTGGGTTGGGCTGCTACTCAGGTTTCACATATGTAATAATCTTTTCAGTTTACAGTTTTCTATTTGAAAATGTGCAATTcatcatttctattttttctccCATATAAGCACAAGGCAAGAGGCCCAGTGCCACTTCTTTAAGTGGCTTTTATGCTGTGAACCCTCATAATTCTTTTGGGCATTTCATTGAAACCCAAAATGGGTTAAACTGATCAGTTTCAAATGGACTTTTATTCATTTCCGGCCTTTATGTATATGCGGTGGGACTAGCCTGAAAGTTTCAGTATTTTACAAATGGATGACCGCATAAAATTAACAGTGGGACAATATGGAAGTTTGTTAAACCGTGTAGACACCATTGAAACTCTTCACCCCAGACCCTTTATGTTGggaaaaataaagaggaagaaaCACGTTTCCTTGGGCTTGGAAGTATTTTGTCACTTATGCTATGAACCTTAACTGTTTTGTTGTAGGTCTATGGTGAATTGCATCACGCTAAATTCAACGAGTCGAATAGTGCTGAATAGCTGTCGCAATGCTTTTACAATGGTCAGGTCCtaactgaatttttattttatttgttctcaTCTTATGTTGTTACATAGGGCCAATGAAGATagtgttgattttcttttctttttcaaaaggtTGCCAATCTCACCTTATACGCAGTTGCTCTAATAGTCTTTGCTGTCACCAAAGCAGAAACAAATGCTGGTGTTGAAAATCAGGTATGTCtattaaatgattttttgaTTAACTGTTAAATTTCCTTCTTGAATTTAACCACTGTACTTTCCGAAATGAGCAGTATCGCTGGATTGCATATTCGTCAATTTTTTTCGGATGCTTCTTCGTGGGCATATTTCATCTTAGAACCAAAGAGCCAAGGTGAGATAAGTACAGGCATAATTTGATGTTTGATTGTTTTCCCTTGGACTTAGATGGATGGGGACCTCATGTTTCAAGACTACGTTTTAATTGTCAAAGTGTGGGTAGTTTACTGAAGCATTTGGTAAGGAACTACCCATGAGAAATTTCGACAACAAATACTCATAAATGTTCTTGATAATTTGTTTATGCATTAGACAAATGTGCCAGTTGAACCCCTTGGTCCCCATCTCTAGACTGTCATGCATATACTGTGACTTAATTACAgcagttatttattttttcttatgtaGATCAAAGGTACAAGGAAATAGTCATGCAAGGATTGCATGGGCTTACTGGTTCAAGAGAGTTCTGTATTATGAAGTTGCTCTTGTTTATGTGCTTACCAGATTAGTAATCAATGTTTCACAGGTCAGCACATTTTCTTGCTTAGTGGtgctcatttttttaaatggaaaaagaaaggaaaaaacttGGCCTTCATTTTTTGTAAGAACATATAAGGAGATGATATTTTTGGGAATTTTCTAGAGACTCCATGGTGAAAAGTCCCTTGAAAGCTACCTCCTTCTTGGAAAAATCATTCCCCAAACAATTGCGGCCTATAGAAGAAGTGATTTGCTGAAATGGTTCAGCTACCTTTCTAGTTCTGATATAAACATAGCTTCTTGTGTCAGGCGTATCTTGCATTCTATGTTATTAATGATCTACGAATGGCCCAATCAGCTAAAGCTCTGGTACATGGACAAACCTTGCCAAATCCTAATTTCTTTCTATCTTAtgtcattttgaaaaaagaGTGCAAGGCTGATTCTTTTTGTCAAAATGATGGGATCAGGTTCCAGCCATAATCTACATTTGCAGCTTTATCGTATCTGTGATTCTACAGGCAATCTTACGAAACTCAGTTCTTtggttgaaactgtttatgtgATTTGTACGTATTCTTTGCTTTATTGATATCTAACTTACACTTTGCAGGAGATTGCATGGACTGGCCAACGCCTGAAGGCCTACTATTCTGCTGGAGGCATTCTTTGGATATTTTGTGGTGCAGCGATCCTTCTCTTACCTAGAAGCATGAGTGCTTTAATGTACATTATATCAATATTTATTGGTATAGCAAATGCTTTGATGACGGTATGACCTAATTCTCTGAGCTATTAATCTTTCtcatttcaaatgatttttaagTCCATTTCAATGGCATTTTAAGAAAAGGTATAAGTGAAGCATTGTCCTTACTTATCAATAAAAagttacaaaacaaaaagaagcatTTTCATGGTTGTTACAGAAACCCTTCAACTATAACTCTTTATTGACATTAGTCATAGTAAGTTAATGATGGTTATGGTGTAGTTTGTAAAGAGAACCAAATCTTACATGAAATATAAGTTCTTGTCATCATTGATACGTCGGTACAGGGGTAGATTGTTTTTGTTACAGCTAGTAATTTCTCCCGCATTTTCGTGGCAGTCATGTCAAAAGATATACTTAAAAAACATAGGCCTTATGATTGTGGAATTGGTTGGATCTTCACATCTGGTTGTTGTTATCACTATATGGCATACGTGTGGAAAATGGATAAAATTTCAATTGTCCTTGTAAAGTGTTATAGAAAGGACTGGTAGTTCATGGAATTTTTCACCTCTTAGAGCATATTAGATCAAGTATTTTGGTTTTGCCATAACTTCGATTGTTCAAGATTTTTTCCATGCTTTTAGCCATTTCAGAGTGTCAACATCTTAAACCATTCACAAACTTAGATGGAACTATGTTAAAATCTCACATTTTCAATGCACTTGaaaattttgggattttttttttctcagaatAATCAGTGTCAAAGTCAAAATCAAGAAACTTGGGTTGGATCAGGAGAATACAATGTTCTTAGTTAATGCTAAAAAAGCAAGTTATCTGTTATGAAGCATTACTATTCAGGGAAAGCACTTTTAAACTGTAAGGTTGCCAAATTGGTATGAAAATTCCTAGAAGACTggttgtttatcatgtcataatATTATGATTCTTAAATCCAGCATATTTTTTGTGTATATGTGCATGGAGAATGGGGGCAGGGACCTTGCTGTAAATACCCCAATACCTTAGTTGTATATGATCTCATTTGTAATTACtttcattttgttattttttaaattttaatttttttctcaatcaTAACAGGTGACTGGAGTAAGCATGCAAAGTGTTTTAATTGGCGAGAATCTTGGTGGCTGTGCATTTGTGTGTGGATCATTGAGCTTCTTGGACAAAATCTCATGCGGGCTTGCCTTGTATGTTCTTCAGTCGTTCCAAAGTAAGTAATCTGAATCTTCATTTTCTGCAACAGCTTTAACATAAACGATTCTCTTATATGATACTAGGTACTTTGTTGAGTGTATCTACACACCCATGATTGTTCAACTATTATGGCCCTGTTTATTTCGGAGTAAattgtttttggaattttttggattttttttttttttgtttttttttgcgTGTTTGGTGTGGCGTAAAATATTGGTCAACacgaaaatattttccatgtGAGTTTAATTAGTGAAGCAGttggatattttattacatAAACAATCTTGGAAGCTCATGTAGCTTTATTTAAGTGATCTAGCAGATTTAGAAAATTTACTTGAAACATTACTTATGTGGGTTTGGAAGTTTGATACTGTTTTTTCCGGACATGTGGTTCCTTCTAATTGCCAGATTAATTCCTCTGTTAATTGTTGTCttcttaatttgtaatttgcaGACTTCATCAGTATATAGCATTAACactttatttttccttctttttttttttgtgtgtgtgtgtgtgtgtgtaaaattCATGAGTTCTTACTCAAATGCCAATAATAGTTCTCAATTGAAACTCTGTTTGACTTCATATATGCTCAACTGCAGGTTCCTCTCCAGAACTTCATTTGACCAATCCAATGCATGTCTATATTTCAGTTACAAGGATTGGTTTGGGTCTCATACCACCATTTTGTTCACTAGTTGGGGTGGCAGTTACATACACCATGAAACTCCATACCTCCTTTTCGAAACCCATAATGGAGCCACTGTTGGCATAGAGTctgaaaaaaaacaatttcctGAGAGAACTCTTATTGTAAGATGTTCGAGCATTTGCTGTAGGTTTGATTATTTCCCTAGGAAAATGCTCTATAGTGAAGCAATTATATAGGAAAGGATACAATATTTGGATACAGATCTGGTTCACAAAGCATGtgaattccttcttcttcattgaaTTTAATTCTTTCATTGAAGTCATTGTTGTCATGCACGCTGGACTTATTTATGaatttaattctttcttcttcttcattgaaTTTCATTGTTGTCATTGATGAAATTTCATTCATTGttagttttcaaatttgaatgtATCCTCACAATATaaacttgtcaaaaaaaaaaatgtatcctCACAATTATAAGGAAGACATTTTGTTCTAGATTTAAGAATTGAacattttgggttttatttgatgatttgatcAATGAGCTATTGACCTGAGTTGGGCACCATCGCACTAAAAGATGGTTATCTTGAGATTCAATTGGAATTCCATCATTTCTTAGTTCTTGCAATATTTTCTGGCTATCTAAATTTTGTCGTGCACCAATCTGTTGAGCAAAATAAGATTGGAGTATAATTCTGACCACAATTAGTGTGCACAAAAAAATCACACTGCAGAAGGTAAGATTGATAGATACAAGGCAAGATTGATTGCAAAGGCTAAAACTAGAAAAATGGATTAGATTATAATGAAGTTTACCCACTTTGGATACTGTAAAGttgatcatttctctttagCACATTTTCATTGgaagaattatatatatcaaataaatGTGAGGATGATATTTATTAATAGCTACTTGGGAGAAGTATATATACCGAACGGATCCGGATTCCTAGCAATTTGTTGTCCGGGTTGCTAGAATTGGGGTAGCAAATGCAAGAGAGCTCAAAACCTACTCGGACAGATGGGTCTTATAGGAGCTCTTTCACATTTGCTACTCGAAATTTAGATAACAAAATTGGTGGAGATCGCTATCTATATTGACTATCCAAAGATTATCTAAAGAAAGGCTTGGAATAAATGTCTAGTCTTACCTAGAGTTATTTATATAGTCTAGTCTTACTTAGTAAGGAATAAATGTGGCACTTAACATTCATGCAATACTTTCACAATCCATCAATCTTGTGCAGGATTAAACTTTTTAAGGTGTCACACTTATTAGTTATTATGCCACTTGCacagtttctttttgtttttgcaaCCAACATTTGGTATTTGAGGAGTCGCACTCATCAGGTTAAACAAGTGAAGCCATAGTTATGAATGTAACAACAACCGGAAAAGAAGAAACTCATGAATTACTAGTAATTGATTGCTATAATGGATGTACGTATAACGATAACAACACctcatataaaataaaagcatatatatatgctacaaataaaataatcaaggACTTGCAGTAAAATATGGGAAAAAGGAGAGGCTGACACAATCAATCAAAAGATGATCAGCCACTTGGCTGTTGAATGCAATCCTACATTTTCAGTAGGAGAAGAGGTTTTTTCCGGGAGTCTCCCTTAACCTTGATCAGATGGCTTAAAACTTTGGCATAACGACTCACCATTCTCTTAAGCTTCAGTCCTTGAACACCCTCTTGTTGCTGCTTTGTGACCAGTTGAAGttgcttttcttcttcagtGAAGTGTTGGCCAAGGGAGCTCCTGCTCTTGATAAGCTGCTTCAAGCTTTTTTTACGATCATTCTCTTCTGCTTCATCACCAACTCTTGAGGGAGAACTCCCGTCTCCTTCATGCACAACAGCTTTGACAGGGCCATCATTCCCTGGGGAAACTGTAGTGGAATTCTGGTCAGCATCTTGGCCTTTTGATGGCTTTCTGGTTCTCTTTGACATGGTAATGTCATAGTGGTGCTTACTTTCATTGCAGCCACTTCCCATTGCCCGGCCTGCAAAAGTGGCTAGCTGAAGCTAGGCAATGTTGCTTTTAGCTCGTATAGATCGAAGAAGAACCATCTTCCTTAGAAGATCGATCGAGATTACTTAGTGAACAAATTAAGTGGGTAGTTTAAAGGCCTCTCAAAAAGGTGGAATGTCTGTTTTCATAGATATTGTCCATTTTTCACGACTGAACCACCGACCTCCCTCCCGCTAGAAGCAGCtgacaagtgataatttgattttttgtgtATTCAGTACTGTTCACCAATCAGGTCCACCAGATTGTAGGAGGGTGTGTCCCCACACGATATCAAATGGTGCGGAGGAAAAACATCAGCTATAGTCGTCTATACATATCCACCGTACCCTTCATTGAGTCATTCATTCCTCGCTTTCAATAATCAATGCTTTTTTCTTCCTATTGTTTTTTCGTAGACCTACCTCATTTGAGTAGGTGACTCTCCTCCTTTCATCTGCAGCAAGCCAGCAACCACTAAAAGTCAAGCTATTTTCTCCGCCACCTTTTTAGCTTTTAaatttaaagggttaaatacgtttttggcCCATGTGATTTAAcgcctttattttttgtcccccgtggttaattttgtattgtagataGTACTTCATTTATGGTTAAAGACGtacggagatggtacctccgtctaaaaattgacggaagtccacATCATCGCCTCTCAGAAGTTGGCACGTGTCCTatgcattaaaaataaataaataaataaaaaatgcattaaaaaaatgaaaaaaaaaaagaaaaaaaagggggaggggTGGCTGAACTATCctcatggcccttgggggtggagagaaaatgggggtggccgaaactaTCCCAAAAGCTTTGGGCCACCtccatttggcctgggggtgggttcggccaccccaaaagaccatgggggtggctcgagctATTCctcccttattattattttttttttttaaaaaaaaattaatgcttttattttatttttttaagttttattattattcctttcttattttttttaatgcataggaCACATGTCAGCTTTTGAGAGGTGTTGACGtagacttccgtcaatttttggacggaagtaccatcttcgtctttagccataaacaaGATATTATCTACGATATGAAATTAACTACATACATGGGGCAAAAAATAACGTTAAACTACAAGTGGGTCAAACGTATTTAGCCCTAAATCAAAATCCTTTCTCACCAAAATAGTAAAATATTCAAAAGtgtttcatttctctttttaataaataattataaggaGAGGAATATTAAGTGTCAACACACGTGACCGCGCACAGAGATTTCGACCAAATATGCCTGCAACATTTATAGGTGAAATGTAATTGGAAAAGCTTGCCCAAATGTAATTGGATGTGAGATTGTTTTGAGGGGATGATAATGGAAATCGAAGGAAGCTTAGCAGGGAAAATATGGCTAGAATGGAAATCCTATGTGTGATGGATCGGATGCCCTCTATTTCTTGAGTCTTATAGAACATGGATCATTTTCCTGTGTAACCGTCCAGCCAGGTGGTACCCTTTGATTGGGTATGCTCTGGTTGTACAGAACATCTCATATGCGTCGGTACACTCATGCACGTCTCATGGCAGCGATCCTCTACAGTGCAATCTCCTTTAGTATTCGAAGGATCAATGGGCTCATGGATTTGTCATGGGCTTTGAGGGCGATGGGCCTTGCTTCCCTATCCCGACGGGCCTCTTCCATGCTTAAGGTCCGAAGGGCCTTGAGGAACTAGGTAAAATCATTGAGAATTATCTTGCATGCGACAAGAAAAGATCTTGCATGCGACAAAGAGCATGACCACCTATTATGGTGCTTGTCTTCCTGGGCACCTACACCACCTGCCATTTCACATTTGTTGCTCGTATTACGGCTAATTGAACATGATATTCTAAATTAGTGAATGTATAACTAACATTGTTAGGAGGCTAAATATGTATCAAGCTGTTGGATAGTAGTTAGCACGTCTGCTTACGTCCACTAGGAATTGTTCGTTTGTCCAATTCCATGATTGTTGCTTAGCATGTTCTTGGTTTAGGTCATTCATGTTTGCCGGTGAAGACAGTGACTCATGTTTATAGTTGACCTTGTGCtgtcattaattttatttttatgcacgAGAATGGGCTGGGCTTCTCAAATCAGACTGGTTCAAAGCAGGTCCATGGTTTGACTAATTGATTTGCTGTCATTTCCACTATGTTGCTAACGAGTAACAACATCAATTCAAGGAGGTCGATCGCTGGTTACAGTTCAAACATGATTTTTTAGCTTCGACTGTTGCAGTGTATAGTTAATTGAATCCAACCCTTCAACCAAAATGGTTTAGTTAGACAAGCAATCATTATCATTGTGAAAAACATCCCGGCCATGATAACAGCAGGACACATCAACAGAAGAAACTACACCTTACAACAATATACTGTTTATGCAGATTTTTGCACGTACCGCCTAACTAAACACAATGGTAGATGCAAACTAAGGAGAAGACTTTTGGACTGACGTTGGCCAATCCATTTTTTTGGTAGAGTAGGACTAgagtgttattattattattattattattatgtattaAACACTAATTTTTGAGGAGCATGTTAGGTTGGACAAAGGAACTTTATATAGAATGTAATACTGAGTGGCAGGTCATGATGCTGGAAAATGTCTACCGACCGGGTAGGCTTTGGCACTCCCTTGACCTTCTTtgcacactttttttttttccccatctCAGTGTTAGTAGGTATGTCCCAaagtttgttcaaaaaaaagGTATGTCCCAAAGTTGAATGGCTCTACATTTGAACTTGTCCAAGGTTAGCGCGTGGAGGAGCGTAGGGGCGGGGTGGGATCCGACTACTACAAGCCTAACCTATATAGTACTTCTGTCTCTGTCACTGTT harbors:
- the LOC133879646 gene encoding uncharacterized protein LOC133879646 isoform X3, giving the protein MMMGNDTEDDDSFSKPLGRRSVLYYGVGHMLNDITAACWFTYLLLFLTDIGLSPRDAATVMLSGQVADGFTTIFAGELTGLDISKYGMVQDPFWLLFHFLLFLAVAYLVKSLLPLHQHCELLATVCLQQSSMSMVNCITLNSTSRIVLNSCRNAFTMVANLTLYAVALIVFAVTKAETNAGVENQYRWIAYSSIFFGCFFVGIFHLRTKEPRSKVQGNSHARIAWAYWFKRVLYYEVALVYVLTRLVINVSQAYLAFYVINDLRMAQSAKALVPAIIYICSFIVSVILQEIAWTGQRLKAYYSAGGILWIFCGAAILLLPRSMSALMYIISIFIGIANALMTVTGVSMQSVLIGENLGGCAFVCGSLSFLDKISCGLALYVLQSFQSSSPELHLTNPMHVYISVTRIGLGLIPPFCSLVGVAVTYTMKLHTSFSKPIMEPLLA
- the LOC133879646 gene encoding uncharacterized protein LOC133879646 isoform X1 yields the protein MMMGNDTEDDDSFSKPLGRRSVLYYGVGHMLNDITAACWFTYLLLFLTDIGLSPRDAATVMLSGQVADGFTTIFAGELIDRFGHFKVWHGAGSILVAVSFSSVFGGCIPCKIFATSSSTLRTVGYSVFAAIFNVGWAATQVSHMSMVNCITLNSTSRIVLNSCRNAFTMVANLTLYAVALIVFAVTKAETNAGVENQYRWIAYSSIFFGCFFVGIFHLRTKEPRSKVQGNSHARIAWAYWFKRVLYYEVALVYVLTRLVINVSQAYLAFYVINDLRMAQSAKALVPAIIYICSFIVSVILQEIAWTGQRLKAYYSAGGILWIFCGAAILLLPRSMSALMYIISIFIGIANALMTVTGVSMQSVLIGENLGGCAFVCGSLSFLDKISCGLALYVLQSFQSSSPELHLTNPMHVYISVTRIGLGLIPPFCSLVGVAVTYTMKLHTSFSKPIMEPLLA
- the LOC133879646 gene encoding uncharacterized protein LOC133879646 isoform X2, with the protein product MMMGNDTEDDDSFSKPLGRRSVLYYGVGHMLNDITAACWFTYLLLFLTDIGLSPRDAATVMLSGQVADGFTTIFAGELTGLDISKYGMVQDPFWLLFHFLLFLAVAYLVKSLLPLHQHCELLATVCLQQSSMWVGLLLRSMVNCITLNSTSRIVLNSCRNAFTMVANLTLYAVALIVFAVTKAETNAGVENQYRWIAYSSIFFGCFFVGIFHLRTKEPRSKVQGNSHARIAWAYWFKRVLYYEVALVYVLTRLVINVSQAYLAFYVINDLRMAQSAKALVPAIIYICSFIVSVILQEIAWTGQRLKAYYSAGGILWIFCGAAILLLPRSMSALMYIISIFIGIANALMTVTGVSMQSVLIGENLGGCAFVCGSLSFLDKISCGLALYVLQSFQSSSPELHLTNPMHVYISVTRIGLGLIPPFCSLVGVAVTYTMKLHTSFSKPIMEPLLA
- the LOC133880497 gene encoding uncharacterized protein LOC133880497, with amino-acid sequence MGSGCNESKHHYDITMSKRTRKPSKGQDADQNSTTVSPGNDGPVKAVVHEGDGSSPSRVGDEAEENDRKKSLKQLIKSRSSLGQHFTEEEKQLQLVTKQQQEGVQGLKLKRMVSRYAKVLSHLIKVKGDSRKKPLLLLKM
- the LOC133879646 gene encoding uncharacterized protein LOC133879646 isoform X4 encodes the protein MLSGQVADGFTTIFAGELIDRFGHFKVWHGAGSILVAVSFSSVFGGCIPCKIFATSSSTLRTVGYSVFAAIFNVGWAATQVSHMSMVNCITLNSTSRIVLNSCRNAFTMVANLTLYAVALIVFAVTKAETNAGVENQYRWIAYSSIFFGCFFVGIFHLRTKEPRSKVQGNSHARIAWAYWFKRVLYYEVALVYVLTRLVINVSQAYLAFYVINDLRMAQSAKALVPAIIYICSFIVSVILQEIAWTGQRLKAYYSAGGILWIFCGAAILLLPRSMSALMYIISIFIGIANALMTVTGVSMQSVLIGENLGGCAFVCGSLSFLDKISCGLALYVLQSFQSSSPELHLTNPMHVYISVTRIGLGLIPPFCSLVGVAVTYTMKLHTSFSKPIMEPLLA